In one Ralstonia pickettii genomic region, the following are encoded:
- the nirD gene encoding nitrite reductase small subunit NirD — MQASRWTPICALDDIVPNTGVCALVDGDQVAVFRVGSTTQTVYAIGNYDPNAHAAVLSRGLIGNLGERIVVASPIYKQHFDLTTGECLEAPANSVHAYATKVENGTIWVGV; from the coding sequence CCCATCTGTGCCCTGGACGACATCGTGCCCAACACCGGCGTCTGCGCGCTGGTGGACGGTGACCAGGTCGCCGTGTTCCGTGTGGGCAGCACCACGCAAACCGTGTACGCCATCGGCAACTACGATCCGAATGCCCATGCAGCCGTGCTCTCGCGCGGGCTGATCGGCAATCTGGGAGAGCGCATCGTCGTGGCCTCGCCGATCTACAAGCAGCATTTCGATCTGACCACGGGCGAGTGTCTGGAAGCGCCGGCCAATTCTGTGCACGCGTACGCGACCAAGGTCGAGAACGGCACCATCTGGGTGGGGGTGTGA